The DNA region GTCCAGGCAGCCAAGGCTCTATCACAGGAAGGTCCCTTGCTAATATCAACAGAGAGCCACCCTGTGAAAACCGGCATCAGCAGTATGTCAGCTCTGACAGTCTTTCTGTGGGCTAATGCTGGGGAAGAACTATACTCATTGTTTGCTGAATTCTACCCTGCATGTCCCATTTGTTCTAAGCTGGGGGGATGTCCAGTGTTTTGTGTTCTTTTATTATTTGCAGAGTGGTAATCTTACTGAACCAGATGTTTAGGTCTGGTCTGGTGACCCTATGGGAGAGTGGGGAAGGGTccttttttcctgacattttttcAGTATTGCATAGATTCAGAGATACTATCTGCATCTTGTCCTCAAAATGGAGACCAGACTTGTGCAACAGGCCCAGGATGTCTGTCAAGTTGACAGCACTTCACATATAATTGCGTGACAGAAGCACAGCCCTGAATATTGTGCCCCTTGGGCTTACGGCTAGCCCACTTCTGCCTGGGCAAGTTGCAAACTCTTCCCATGGCATATTGACGGTGCTCTCAGCCAAGTCAGTTTGAGCTGTGGCAGGGGGGAAGCTGAACACAAATGGGATGAGTACGTCCTTCCCCCATGCTAGAATTCACTCTAGAGCTGCCCAAAAGCACCACACTAGCCTGCTTctaacagcagctgctgctgccttgtgcCCTTTCTGTCTCAGAGTGGATCGCCAGCTATGAGGCCTCCATCGTGGATCCAAAGGAGCTGAAGGCTGAGGTGGATGCCTACATGCAAGACTATGATAAAAAGATGGCAGAGGTGAGGCCAGGCTAGGGAGGGAACCCAGCTAAGCAGTTTTCttggggaagagggaaagaagagagattTCTCAGTGCTCCAGCCATAGTGGAAAGGGCTGAGGGTCTCTCTGTTTGGCAGAGGTTTTATACTCCCAGTTGCTGGTGGGCAGTCAGACCCAGGTTTGGTGTGCAACACCTGACCCTACCCCCAGGGCTTACAACAGATATCCACAAATAAACTGGTTTGTAGCTGACAAGCAGTGTTGTGACTGAGAATTGAATGTCTGCTGCCCTGATCCCAGGCCTTCCTTTAAATCTTGTATGGAAACAGGAGCTGTAACTTTGCCTGTGTTTAAgggagggctgtggggagctgtgCATAGGTTGTGCATCTGCACTGGGCTGCCTCACCCTCCTGTCCTTACAGGAAGAAGCCAAAGCAGCCAAGGAGGAGGGTGTTCCAGATGAGGAGGGCTGGGTGAAGGTGACCCGGAAGGGCCGGAAGCCCGGCCTGCCCCGGACAGAGGCTGCCAACCTGCGtgtgctggagaaggagaaacagaaaagggcCCGCAAAGAACTGCTCAACTTCTATGCCTGGCAGCATCGCGAGACCAAGAGAGAGCGTGAGTGTGCAAGTGTCCTCCTACCCCTGCCTGGGTCTTGTCTCTCACACTGTGGTGCAAAGAGCATCCTTCTGCC from Vidua chalybeata isolate OUT-0048 chromosome 5, bVidCha1 merged haplotype, whole genome shotgun sequence includes:
- the RRP7A gene encoding ribosomal RNA-processing protein 7 homolog A isoform X2; protein product: MAAATGRAAGAAPPGYTALAVKFAERQRSHHCLLVKEHQVREGADTAHPPRRTLFVLNVPPYCGPGFQVAYVVFRKPAAVQAAKALSQEGPLLISTESHPVKTGISKWIASYEASIVDPKELKAEVDAYMQDYDKKMAEEEAKAAKEEGVPDEEGWVKVTRKGRKPGLPRTEAANLRVLEKEKQKRARKELLNFYAWQHRETKREHIAQLRKKFEEDKQRIALMRAQRKFRPY